One window of the Nitrospira sp. genome contains the following:
- a CDS encoding FAD-binding protein, translated as MTTQRTHVHDILIVGAGLAGMRAALAAPTNLDVVLISKVHPVRSHSVAAQGGINAALGESDSWEAHAFDTAKGGLYLGDQDAIEAMCREAPGDILELERMGVIFSRDAHGRIAQRPFGGAGFPRTCYAADRTGHALLHALYEQILKRRTTVYEEWYVTALVVEAGVCRGVIAWDLVHGGLRMLQAKAVILATGGSGRVFLTSTNAVINTGDGMALAYRAGAPLMDMEFVQFHPTTLKDTGILITEGARGEGGYLLNTLGERFLKRYAPEQMELATRSTVSLAIGQEILEGRGVDGCVLLDLRHLGRDKILERLPQIRQIAMEFAGLDPVETPIPIRPGAHYQMGGVRANQWGETSIQGLFAAGECACVSVHGANRLGGNSLLETIVFGRRAGTRAGEYAGTTGHETPAPQHLADEQARVERLLSQSGGERAWQVRQELGEALSTNLGIFRTKESMTAAGSKVRELQQRAAAVSVQDKGRVFNTDLIQALELQCLVELAETIVAGALAREESRGAHYRADFPTRNDAVWLRHTVAHRAPDGVRLSYAPVTVTRYTPK; from the coding sequence ATGACGACTCAACGAACACATGTGCATGACATTCTCATCGTCGGAGCCGGTCTGGCAGGGATGCGCGCGGCCTTAGCGGCCCCGACTAATTTGGATGTAGTCCTGATCTCAAAAGTCCATCCGGTCCGTAGCCATTCGGTGGCAGCTCAGGGCGGGATCAACGCCGCGCTCGGCGAGAGTGATTCGTGGGAAGCCCATGCCTTCGATACGGCGAAAGGGGGGTTGTATCTCGGCGATCAGGATGCCATCGAGGCGATGTGCCGGGAGGCTCCAGGAGATATCCTCGAGCTGGAGCGAATGGGCGTGATCTTCAGTCGTGATGCCCACGGCCGCATCGCCCAGCGACCGTTCGGAGGGGCCGGCTTTCCGCGCACGTGCTACGCGGCGGATCGCACCGGACACGCGCTGCTGCATGCGCTCTATGAGCAAATTCTCAAACGGCGCACTACGGTCTATGAAGAATGGTACGTCACCGCGCTCGTGGTCGAAGCCGGGGTCTGTCGGGGAGTCATCGCGTGGGATCTGGTGCATGGCGGCTTACGGATGCTGCAGGCGAAGGCCGTCATCCTTGCGACCGGCGGCAGCGGCCGTGTGTTTTTGACCAGCACGAACGCCGTGATCAATACCGGCGACGGAATGGCGTTGGCCTATCGCGCCGGGGCGCCGCTCATGGACATGGAGTTTGTCCAGTTTCATCCGACCACATTGAAAGACACTGGCATTCTGATTACGGAAGGGGCGAGGGGTGAGGGCGGCTATCTGCTCAACACGCTGGGGGAGCGGTTCCTGAAGCGGTATGCGCCGGAGCAAATGGAGCTGGCGACCCGCTCGACGGTCTCCCTGGCGATCGGGCAGGAAATTCTCGAAGGTCGAGGAGTGGATGGGTGTGTGTTGCTGGACCTCCGGCATCTCGGGCGGGACAAAATCTTAGAACGGCTCCCGCAAATCCGTCAGATCGCAATGGAGTTTGCCGGGCTCGATCCGGTTGAAACGCCGATTCCCATCCGGCCCGGTGCGCACTATCAAATGGGCGGAGTCAGAGCCAATCAGTGGGGCGAGACCTCGATCCAGGGCCTCTTCGCGGCTGGGGAATGTGCCTGCGTCAGCGTGCACGGAGCCAATCGCCTTGGCGGCAATTCGCTGTTGGAAACGATCGTGTTCGGGCGACGGGCCGGGACAAGAGCCGGTGAATATGCCGGAACTACGGGGCATGAGACTCCGGCGCCGCAGCATCTCGCTGACGAACAAGCCAGAGTTGAGCGGCTACTCTCTCAGAGTGGGGGAGAGCGTGCCTGGCAGGTGCGGCAGGAGCTGGGGGAGGCCTTGAGCACGAACCTCGGGATCTTCCGGACAAAGGAGTCGATGACGGCGGCGGGAAGCAAGGTTCGTGAACTGCAGCAGCGCGCGGCCGCGGTCTCGGTGCAGGACAAGGGGCGAGTCTTCAACACCGATTTGATCCAGGCGCTGGAGCTCCAATGCTTGGTCGAACTGGCGGAAACCATTGTCGCAGGAGCGCTCGCGCGCGAGGAGAGCCGCGGCGCGCATTATCGGGCCGACTTTCCCACCCGCAACGACGCCGTCTGGCTGCGGCATACGGTGGCTCACAGGGCGCCCGACGGGGTGCGGCTGTCCTACGCTCCCGTGACGGTGACTCGTTACACGCCCAAGTAG
- a CDS encoding response regulator transcription factor, which translates to MRVLVVEDETKVGCFIKRALEEESYAVDLCEDGAKGLEMALATNYDLIVVDLMLPSMSGMDILKAVRRERIQTPVMILTAQSQVDQRVKGLDAGADDYLTKPFAIDELLARVRALLRRGATESPGILQIDDLVLNPATREVARGGIRIELTLKEYALLEYLMRHTGRVLTRPMISEHVWNQDFDTFTNVIDVYVNYLRNKIDRGRSKKLIHTIRGSGYMLKVD; encoded by the coding sequence ATGCGTGTCCTCGTGGTTGAAGACGAAACGAAGGTCGGCTGTTTCATCAAGCGCGCGCTTGAGGAAGAAAGTTATGCCGTCGATCTCTGTGAGGACGGGGCCAAGGGACTTGAGATGGCCCTGGCGACCAACTACGATTTGATCGTCGTGGATCTCATGTTGCCGTCGATGTCAGGGATGGATATTCTTAAAGCCGTTCGTCGTGAGCGGATTCAAACGCCGGTAATGATCCTGACAGCGCAGTCCCAGGTCGATCAACGAGTGAAAGGACTCGACGCCGGTGCCGACGATTATCTCACCAAGCCGTTTGCGATCGATGAATTGCTGGCCCGAGTCCGGGCGTTGTTGCGCCGGGGCGCGACGGAGAGCCCCGGCATTCTGCAAATCGATGATTTGGTGCTGAATCCGGCGACCCGCGAGGTCGCGCGGGGCGGGATACGCATTGAGCTGACGCTGAAGGAATATGCGTTGCTGGAATATCTCATGCGGCACACCGGGCGGGTGCTGACGAGGCCGATGATTTCCGAGCATGTCTGGAATCAGGACTTCGACACCTTCACCAATGTCATCGATGTCTACGTCAATTATCTCCGCAACAAGATCGACCGGGGCCGGTCGAAAAAACTTATCCATACGATCCGTGGCAGCGGCTATATGCTGAAAGTCGACTGA
- a CDS encoding ATP-binding protein, giving the protein MPLRLRLTLWYGSTLALVLIVFSVVLYNVTARSLRDAVDQSLEETANTAVRSLEERGFLPLIDEEELLSQFPELARIDKFFQIFSPSGTITLRSPNIKQHEVPLSRTALEMTFSGKSMFESAKYPKEPPLRLVSVPIMYRGTLLYIVQVGTSMESIEDTLRRLLLVLLVTMPIALAVSLASGWFLAGRALRPVDAITLAAQRIAAGDLSQRLTVSTSPDEIGRLASMFNDMIGRLDVSFRQIRQFTSDASHELRTPLTVMKGETELVLRRSRPLGDYQVVLESNLEEIDRMTRIVDELLFLSRADMGEVRMEALPVGLESLVEDIHRQATLLGQDRNIAVTLGTVQPAVVQGDELRLRELLLNLVENAIKYSHPNGKVEISLVTEGPSARLSVRDQGIGIPLDDLSRIFHRFFRTDGARAHTKKGTGLGLAICTWIAESHKGRIDVTSEPGVGSTFTVTLPLATPSA; this is encoded by the coding sequence ATGCCACTGCGACTTCGGCTCACGCTCTGGTACGGGAGCACGCTGGCTCTCGTCCTCATCGTGTTCTCCGTGGTCTTGTACAATGTGACGGCACGGAGTCTTCGCGATGCGGTGGATCAATCCTTAGAAGAGACCGCGAACACGGCGGTCCGGTCGCTTGAGGAGCGGGGGTTTCTCCCGCTCATCGACGAAGAGGAATTACTCTCGCAGTTTCCCGAGCTCGCGCGCATCGACAAGTTCTTCCAGATCTTCAGCCCTTCCGGAACGATCACGCTCCGTTCTCCCAATATCAAGCAGCATGAAGTGCCGCTCAGCCGCACGGCGCTCGAAATGACGTTCAGCGGGAAATCCATGTTTGAATCGGCGAAGTATCCGAAGGAGCCGCCGCTCCGACTCGTGTCCGTGCCGATCATGTATCGCGGAACCTTGCTTTACATTGTACAAGTCGGGACGTCGATGGAATCGATCGAAGACACGTTGCGCCGGCTGCTGCTGGTGTTGCTGGTGACGATGCCGATTGCGCTGGCGGTGTCATTGGCCAGCGGATGGTTTCTGGCCGGCCGTGCGCTGCGGCCGGTCGACGCCATCACGCTGGCGGCCCAGCGTATCGCCGCCGGCGATCTCAGCCAGCGTTTGACGGTCTCGACCTCTCCCGACGAGATCGGGCGCTTGGCCAGCATGTTCAACGACATGATCGGCCGGCTCGATGTGTCGTTCCGCCAGATTCGACAATTTACCAGCGATGCGTCCCACGAGCTCCGGACTCCGTTGACCGTCATGAAGGGAGAGACGGAATTGGTGCTCCGGCGCTCCCGCCCGTTGGGCGACTACCAAGTCGTCCTCGAAAGCAATCTGGAAGAAATCGATCGCATGACGCGCATCGTCGACGAGCTGCTCTTCCTCTCCCGTGCCGACATGGGAGAGGTGAGAATGGAGGCGCTGCCGGTCGGCCTGGAGTCGCTCGTCGAAGACATCCACCGGCAGGCGACGCTGCTCGGACAGGATCGCAACATCGCCGTCACGCTTGGCACGGTGCAGCCGGCCGTCGTCCAAGGCGACGAACTCCGGCTGCGCGAGTTGTTGCTGAATCTGGTGGAGAATGCGATCAAGTACTCTCATCCCAACGGAAAGGTCGAGATCTCGCTCGTCACAGAAGGACCGAGCGCGCGCCTGTCGGTCAGAGATCAAGGGATCGGCATCCCGCTCGATGATCTGTCCCGTATCTTCCATCGTTTCTTCAGGACCGATGGGGCCCGGGCCCATACGAAGAAAGGTACGGGTCTTGGACTCGCGATTTGCACCTGGATTGCCGAATCTCACAAGGGCCGTATCGACGTGACCAGTGAGCCGGGCGTCGGGTCGACGTTTACGGTTACGCTCCCACTAGCGACCCCATCCGCTTAA
- a CDS encoding DegQ family serine endoprotease, with protein MKKLVQKAVVAGLAIAAVGAVLTWGGQSLPSSHASSGIQPAATAVALPIAPGANGFTEVAKAVTPAVVNITTITGEKVSDGRKIPDELRDRMEEFFGGPGGPRGYRGPQGPGEPRGHRGGGQGSGVIVSSDGYVLTNNHVIEGAQEVTVTLPDKRDFKGTIVGTDPKTDLAVVKIDGQNLPTVVWGDATKLQVGEYVLAVGNPFGLNSTVTLGIVSALGRGRMGITQYEDFIQTDAAINPGNSGGALVNTRGELVGINTAIFSQTGGYQGVGFAVPTSMSKPIYESLIKSGKVVRGYLGVGIQDLSQDLAKSFGIKSAKGALVSDVKEEGPADQAGLKQGDVIIAYQGASVEDAVALQRLVTRTGVGMKVPVKVIRDGHEKDLTVTIGEQLDTTKVAKAEAGEADYAFAGVAVQDLDRETAKELGIKGKAQGVVVTGVEPESGAEKAGLMAGDVIREINRQPVKSVKEFEKASSAIKKGDHVLILINRHGNALFLTAKV; from the coding sequence ATGAAGAAGTTGGTTCAGAAGGCAGTCGTTGCGGGTCTTGCCATTGCCGCGGTGGGAGCGGTCCTGACCTGGGGTGGTCAATCGTTGCCCTCTTCCCACGCCTCCAGCGGAATCCAGCCCGCGGCAACCGCCGTGGCGCTGCCAATCGCCCCGGGGGCGAACGGGTTTACAGAGGTCGCCAAGGCGGTCACCCCGGCGGTGGTCAACATTACGACGATCACGGGCGAGAAAGTCTCCGACGGGCGGAAGATTCCCGATGAACTGCGCGATCGGATGGAAGAGTTCTTCGGCGGGCCTGGCGGCCCGCGCGGTTATCGCGGGCCGCAGGGTCCGGGAGAGCCTCGTGGACATCGTGGGGGCGGCCAGGGCTCCGGGGTGATTGTGTCGTCGGATGGGTATGTGCTGACCAATAACCATGTGATCGAAGGCGCGCAGGAAGTCACGGTCACCTTGCCCGACAAACGCGACTTCAAAGGCACGATTGTCGGAACCGATCCCAAGACCGATCTGGCGGTGGTGAAGATCGATGGACAGAATCTGCCGACGGTGGTGTGGGGCGATGCCACCAAGCTGCAAGTCGGTGAGTATGTGCTGGCGGTCGGGAACCCGTTCGGGCTGAATTCGACGGTGACGCTCGGCATCGTGAGCGCACTGGGGCGGGGCCGGATGGGCATCACGCAGTACGAAGACTTCATTCAGACGGATGCCGCCATCAATCCAGGAAACTCAGGCGGTGCCTTGGTGAATACGCGCGGGGAACTGGTCGGGATCAATACGGCGATCTTTTCACAGACCGGCGGGTATCAGGGGGTGGGATTTGCCGTACCGACCAGCATGAGCAAGCCGATTTATGAAAGCCTGATCAAGAGCGGAAAGGTTGTGCGTGGGTACCTGGGTGTCGGGATTCAGGACCTCAGTCAGGACCTGGCCAAGTCATTCGGAATTAAGAGCGCGAAGGGCGCGCTCGTCAGTGACGTGAAGGAAGAGGGGCCGGCTGACCAGGCCGGTCTCAAGCAGGGCGATGTGATCATCGCGTATCAAGGCGCATCCGTCGAGGATGCGGTGGCGCTCCAGCGCCTGGTGACCAGAACAGGGGTCGGGATGAAAGTGCCCGTCAAGGTGATCCGTGACGGCCATGAGAAAGATCTCACGGTGACGATCGGGGAACAGTTGGATACGACGAAGGTTGCGAAAGCCGAAGCCGGTGAAGCGGACTATGCTTTTGCCGGAGTGGCGGTTCAGGATCTCGACCGGGAGACCGCGAAGGAGTTGGGCATCAAAGGCAAGGCGCAGGGAGTGGTGGTGACGGGCGTCGAGCCGGAGAGCGGCGCCGAAAAGGCCGGTTTGATGGCAGGGGATGTCATTCGAGAGATCAATCGCCAGCCGGTCAAGTCGGTCAAGGAATTTGAGAAGGCCTCATCAGCGATCAAGAAGGGCGACCATGTTCTGATCTTGATCAATCGCCATGGCAATGCGTTATTTCTGACCGCGAAAGTGTAG
- the purU gene encoding formyltetrahydrofolate deformylase, producing MAATRKDSVVILIHCKDRKGIVARVSGFIHDFGGNILDSDHHTDEETNDFLMRMEFATEGLQIPPDEISAAFAPIAKIFEMRYEVHHSSHRTRVGMLVSKQDHCLADLLQRHRRDELRIDVPVIISNHDTCAEWAHLFKIPFVVLPVTKETKPQQEQQVISALKSHCVELVVMARYMQILSADFLAQIGCPVINIHHSFLPAFIGANPYRQAYERGVKIIGATAHYATQDLDEGPIIEQDVIRVGHRDTVDDLVRKGRDLEEIVLARAVRRHIEHRVLVYGKKTVVFD from the coding sequence ATGGCAGCCACTCGTAAAGATTCCGTGGTGATTCTCATCCACTGCAAAGACCGGAAGGGCATTGTCGCCCGCGTGTCGGGATTCATTCACGACTTCGGCGGCAACATTCTCGACTCGGATCACCACACCGATGAGGAAACGAACGACTTCTTGATGCGGATGGAGTTCGCCACCGAGGGATTGCAGATTCCTCCCGACGAGATTTCCGCCGCCTTCGCCCCCATCGCCAAAATATTTGAGATGCGCTACGAGGTGCATCACTCCAGCCACCGCACGCGCGTCGGCATGCTCGTCTCGAAACAAGATCACTGCTTGGCGGACCTCCTCCAACGGCACCGTCGAGACGAGTTACGCATCGATGTTCCGGTCATCATTTCCAATCATGACACCTGCGCGGAGTGGGCCCACCTGTTCAAGATCCCTTTCGTGGTCTTACCGGTCACCAAGGAAACCAAGCCCCAGCAAGAGCAGCAAGTCATCTCGGCGTTGAAATCTCACTGTGTTGAACTCGTGGTCATGGCCCGCTACATGCAGATTCTGAGCGCCGACTTCCTCGCTCAAATCGGCTGCCCGGTGATCAACATTCATCATTCGTTTCTCCCGGCGTTCATCGGCGCGAACCCCTATCGGCAGGCCTACGAGCGGGGCGTGAAGATCATCGGCGCAACGGCCCACTATGCCACCCAGGACCTCGACGAGGGACCGATCATCGAACAGGATGTGATTCGCGTCGGACACCGGGATACCGTCGATGATCTGGTAAGGAAGGGACGCGACCTGGAAGAGATTGTCCTGGCACGCGCGGTGCGCCGGCATATCGAACATCGGGTGTTGGTGTATGGAAAAAAGACCGTCGTCTTCGATTAG
- the rimO gene encoding 30S ribosomal protein S12 methylthiotransferase RimO, whose protein sequence is MSTPLIQLDRKKATKKAAQTKAPVAARKTTVGFVNLGCSKNQVDSELMLGTLVHDGFQLTDNPKKAEVVIINTCGFIEEAKQESINSILEHGKLKKKGACRVLIAAGCLAQRYQGDLLKELPELDGVVGTGEFGKIAEICRNLLTPSKRQQRLWISEPPYLYDADSPRLRLGKPHSAYVKIAEGCNRNCAFCAIPIMRGKQRSRSIESIVAEAERLAGEGVKELNLISQDTINYGVDLGIRGGLTSLLRALVKIPDIRWIRPFYLYPQQVTDDLLDLYAGEEKITKYIDMPLQHINDRMLKRMHRLGNRAAIEKLVDRIRTRIPGLTFRTAFIVGFPGETEKAYQELKSYVAESGFDRVAAFLYSDEEDTTAVSLDDKIERSVMEERRNELLAIQEGIAAARGQDRIGSVMEVLVEGPSEETPLLLEGRHEGLAPEIDGVVYINDEPDLLTRPPRARRDAPRPVPGDLVKVEITDAATYDLVGHIVS, encoded by the coding sequence ATGTCTACACCGTTGATCCAGCTTGATCGCAAGAAAGCCACCAAGAAAGCCGCGCAAACCAAGGCACCCGTTGCCGCCCGTAAAACCACCGTCGGTTTTGTCAATCTGGGCTGCTCGAAAAACCAGGTGGACTCCGAGCTCATGCTGGGCACGCTGGTTCACGACGGTTTCCAGCTGACCGACAACCCCAAGAAAGCTGAAGTCGTCATTATTAATACCTGCGGCTTTATCGAAGAAGCCAAGCAGGAATCGATCAATTCGATTCTCGAACATGGCAAACTGAAGAAGAAAGGCGCCTGCCGGGTCCTCATCGCCGCAGGCTGTCTGGCTCAACGCTATCAAGGTGATCTACTCAAAGAACTGCCGGAATTGGACGGCGTGGTGGGCACCGGGGAATTCGGGAAGATCGCAGAAATCTGTCGTAACCTCCTCACGCCCAGCAAACGCCAGCAACGACTCTGGATCAGCGAACCGCCCTACCTCTACGACGCGGACTCTCCGCGCCTACGGCTCGGCAAGCCGCACAGTGCCTATGTGAAGATCGCCGAAGGGTGTAACCGAAATTGCGCCTTCTGCGCCATTCCTATCATGCGCGGGAAACAGCGGAGCCGGTCGATCGAATCCATTGTGGCCGAAGCGGAGCGCCTCGCCGGCGAAGGCGTGAAAGAGCTCAACCTCATTTCCCAGGATACGATCAACTACGGCGTGGACCTGGGTATTCGAGGCGGTCTCACCTCGCTGCTTCGCGCGCTGGTGAAGATTCCGGACATTCGCTGGATCAGACCGTTCTACCTCTATCCCCAACAAGTCACCGATGATCTACTCGACCTCTATGCGGGCGAGGAAAAGATTACCAAATACATCGATATGCCGCTCCAGCACATCAACGACCGAATGCTGAAGCGCATGCACCGTCTGGGGAATCGAGCCGCCATCGAGAAACTCGTGGACCGCATTCGCACCCGCATTCCCGGCCTGACGTTCCGGACCGCCTTCATCGTTGGATTTCCCGGTGAAACGGAGAAGGCTTACCAGGAACTCAAGTCCTACGTGGCGGAATCCGGTTTCGACCGAGTGGCCGCATTTCTCTACTCGGACGAGGAAGATACGACAGCGGTGTCGCTGGACGACAAAATCGAGCGCAGCGTCATGGAAGAACGACGGAACGAACTGCTCGCCATCCAGGAAGGGATTGCCGCGGCACGCGGGCAGGATCGTATCGGTTCGGTCATGGAGGTCCTTGTGGAAGGGCCTTCGGAGGAAACTCCGTTGCTGCTGGAAGGCCGGCACGAAGGCCTCGCACCCGAGATCGACGGCGTCGTCTATATCAACGACGAGCCCGACCTTCTCACCCGCCCGCCCCGGGCGCGCCGAGACGCGCCCCGTCCCGTGCCTGGCGACCTCGTCAAGGTCGAGATCACGGATGCAGCCACGTACGATCTCGTCGGCCACATCGTCTCCTGA
- a CDS encoding gamma carbonic anhydrase family protein, translating to MIRTFKGIKPTIPDSCFIEDTAVVIGDVVMGEECSVWFNAVIRGDVHYIRMGNRTNVQDLCMLHVTHDTHPLVIGNEVTIGHSVVLHGCTIKDRVLVGMGAIIMDGAVIGEDSVVGAGALVVEGTVVPPKSVILGSPGRVRRGVSDAELAWIKESAANYVKYACQYMDDSSKRTGFKI from the coding sequence GTGATTCGAACATTCAAGGGTATTAAGCCCACCATTCCGGACTCCTGCTTCATCGAGGACACCGCTGTCGTTATCGGCGATGTGGTCATGGGTGAGGAGTGTAGTGTCTGGTTCAATGCCGTGATCCGGGGCGATGTGCATTATATCCGCATGGGGAATCGGACCAATGTGCAGGATCTTTGCATGCTGCACGTGACGCACGATACTCACCCGCTGGTCATCGGGAATGAGGTCACCATCGGCCATAGCGTGGTCTTGCATGGTTGTACGATCAAGGATCGGGTGCTGGTGGGCATGGGCGCGATCATCATGGACGGCGCCGTGATCGGGGAGGACTCGGTCGTGGGCGCCGGCGCGTTGGTGGTGGAGGGGACAGTGGTTCCGCCGAAGAGCGTCATTCTCGGCTCGCCCGGCCGGGTGCGGCGTGGGGTCTCGGATGCCGAACTCGCCTGGATCAAGGAGTCGGCTGCCAATTACGTGAAATACGCTTGCCAGTACATGGACGACTCGTCGAAGCGAACCGGATTTAAGATCTAG
- a CDS encoding M28 family peptidase gives MTDELTTHLAALTRERHPDTSPVALRETAVYLTQQFIRLGLEVTTHRFETLGQTYDNVIGTRAAQNSAAAPPLILAAHYDTVIGSPGADDNASALTILLEVARRLTQTALARPVRFITFCLEEEDLLGSRAYVAHLAETGQSVYGAIVLECVGYANEQEGSQRTPPGIPVAVPSVGNFLALIGNQASASLTSALSQAMAPAIPVVPLVVPGNGEQLPDTSRSDHTAFWEQGFAAVMVTDTANFRNPHYHRSTDTVDTLNLKFLASVADAVTNAVLALAAMPERP, from the coding sequence GTGACTGACGAATTGACGACCCACCTCGCTGCGCTTACCCGCGAGCGCCATCCCGACACATCGCCGGTCGCATTGCGGGAGACAGCCGTCTACTTAACACAGCAGTTCATCCGCTTGGGCCTTGAGGTCACCACGCACCGATTTGAGACCTTGGGACAGACCTACGACAACGTGATCGGAACTAGGGCTGCGCAAAATAGCGCGGCCGCTCCACCGCTGATTCTCGCTGCCCACTACGATACGGTCATTGGATCGCCCGGCGCCGACGACAATGCCAGCGCGCTCACCATCCTTCTCGAAGTCGCCCGTCGACTCACGCAGACCGCACTGGCGCGACCGGTCCGATTCATAACCTTCTGCCTCGAAGAAGAAGATCTGCTGGGCAGTCGCGCGTATGTAGCCCACCTCGCCGAGACCGGCCAGTCCGTCTATGGGGCCATCGTCCTTGAATGCGTCGGATATGCCAACGAGCAGGAAGGCTCGCAGCGAACGCCCCCCGGTATTCCCGTCGCCGTACCTTCTGTCGGAAACTTTCTCGCGCTGATCGGAAACCAGGCGTCAGCCTCCCTGACCTCCGCGTTGTCGCAAGCCATGGCTCCCGCCATCCCCGTCGTTCCGTTGGTCGTACCTGGTAACGGGGAACAGCTTCCCGACACCAGCCGAAGCGACCATACGGCCTTTTGGGAACAGGGCTTCGCTGCCGTGATGGTGACCGACACCGCTAATTTTCGAAATCCGCACTACCATCGATCCACCGATACGGTCGACACCCTTAACCTGAAATTCCTCGCATCCGTGGCTGACGCCGTCACGAATGCAGTGCTGGCGCTTGCCGCCATGCCGGAAAGGCCATGA
- the argB gene encoding acetylglutamate kinase yields MNRLIKKANILIEALPYIRTFRGKTVVIKYGGHAMTETALKERFAEDIVLLKYVGLNPVIVHGGGPQIDKMLTRLGIEAKFRHGVRITDEATMEIVEMVLAGKINMEIVELLNRHGGRSVGLSGKDGGLLMAQPLTAKSWAKSLGKDLEGDDQGDFGLVGEVQAVDPSLVLKLQQDHYIPVIAPIGTDKEGNTYNINADLVAGAIAASLHAEKLVMMTDIKGIRDANNRHLSTVSRKDVQRMVKKGVIGEGMLPKVHACLDALAGGAGKAHIIDGRIPHALLLEIFTRKGIGTEIVS; encoded by the coding sequence ATGAATCGACTGATTAAGAAAGCCAATATCCTCATCGAGGCGCTGCCCTACATCCGCACCTTCCGAGGCAAAACGGTGGTCATTAAGTACGGCGGGCATGCCATGACCGAGACGGCGCTCAAGGAACGGTTCGCGGAAGATATCGTCCTGCTCAAATACGTCGGGCTCAATCCGGTCATCGTGCATGGCGGAGGACCGCAGATCGACAAGATGCTAACCAGACTGGGCATCGAAGCCAAGTTCCGCCATGGCGTCCGGATCACCGACGAAGCCACCATGGAAATCGTGGAGATGGTCCTGGCCGGCAAAATCAATATGGAAATTGTGGAACTCCTGAATCGCCACGGCGGCCGGTCCGTGGGCCTCAGCGGAAAAGACGGCGGGCTGCTTATGGCTCAACCACTCACCGCGAAATCCTGGGCGAAGAGTTTAGGTAAAGATTTAGAAGGCGACGACCAGGGTGATTTCGGGCTGGTCGGCGAAGTACAAGCGGTCGATCCCAGTCTCGTGCTGAAGCTCCAGCAAGACCACTATATCCCCGTCATCGCACCGATCGGAACAGACAAGGAAGGCAACACGTACAACATCAATGCCGACCTCGTGGCCGGCGCCATTGCCGCGTCGCTCCATGCAGAAAAACTCGTGATGATGACCGACATCAAGGGAATCCGTGACGCCAACAACCGCCACCTTTCGACGGTCTCACGAAAAGATGTGCAGCGAATGGTAAAGAAGGGCGTGATCGGCGAAGGCATGTTGCCGAAAGTGCATGCCTGCCTCGACGCCCTGGCCGGGGGGGCCGGGAAAGCGCACATCATCGACGGCCGCATCCCTCATGCCCTCTTGCTGGAAATCTTTACCCGCAAGGGCATCGGCACCGAGATTGTGTCGTAA